One Thermus sp. CCB_US3_UF1 DNA window includes the following coding sequences:
- a CDS encoding ABC transporter substrate-binding protein, whose translation MGSALAQGTLTLYTSEVLADVNALVEAFRARNPGVQVQVFRSGTGEVVAKLRAELEAGNPQPDLLWFANEDFLKELGAKGLLRRVPPTVPGYPVQYAPGGGLYHEVRLLYNILAVNTQRVRTPPALWRDLLRPEYRNLLAMPDPNFSGAALATVGTLAERLGMGFFAQLKEQGLRIEQSNPVLQQKLARGEYGLAITTDFGVRQEIARGAPLAVVYPRDGAILVPTPVAVASWSKNPELAVRFLNFLLSPEAQRIFAERGYYPVMPGAPRPQGAPEQVVGLKARFADSATLERFNTLFGLRR comes from the coding sequence GTGGGATCTGCCCTGGCCCAGGGCACCCTTACCCTCTACACCTCGGAGGTCCTGGCTGACGTGAACGCCCTGGTGGAGGCCTTCCGTGCCCGGAACCCCGGGGTCCAGGTCCAGGTCTTCCGCTCAGGCACGGGGGAGGTGGTGGCCAAGCTGCGGGCGGAACTGGAGGCGGGCAACCCCCAACCCGACCTGCTCTGGTTCGCCAACGAGGACTTCCTCAAGGAGCTTGGGGCCAAGGGCCTCCTCCGCCGGGTGCCGCCCACGGTTCCGGGCTACCCCGTGCAGTACGCCCCGGGAGGGGGGCTCTACCACGAGGTGCGCCTCCTCTACAACATCCTGGCCGTGAACACGCAAAGGGTGCGGACCCCACCCGCCCTCTGGCGGGACCTCCTAAGGCCGGAGTACCGCAACCTCCTGGCCATGCCCGACCCCAACTTCTCCGGGGCCGCCTTGGCCACGGTGGGTACCCTGGCAGAGCGGCTAGGGATGGGCTTCTTCGCCCAGCTAAAGGAGCAGGGCCTCCGGATAGAGCAGTCCAACCCCGTGCTCCAGCAGAAGCTGGCCCGGGGGGAGTACGGCCTCGCCATCACCACCGACTTCGGGGTGCGGCAGGAGATCGCCCGGGGAGCCCCCCTGGCCGTGGTCTATCCCCGGGACGGGGCCATCCTGGTGCCCACCCCCGTGGCCGTGGCCTCCTGGAGCAAGAACCCCGAACTGGCGGTGCGCTTCCTCAACTTCCTCCTCTCCCCCGAGGCCCAGAGGATCTTCGCCGAGAGGGGGTACTACCCGGTGATGCCCGGGGCTCCTAGACCCCAAGGAGCTCCCGAACAGGTGGTAGGGCTCAAGGCCCGGTTCGCTGACAGCGCCACCCTGGAGCGGTTCAACACCCTTTTCGGCCTACGGCGGTGA